In Callithrix jacchus isolate 240 chromosome 18, calJac240_pri, whole genome shotgun sequence, one DNA window encodes the following:
- the KPRP gene encoding keratinocyte proline-rich protein has translation MCDQQQIQCCLPLPQCCVKGPSFCSPHSPFANGQVVVQAPYEMQIVECPVSCPVQVCQATDQAPCQSQTTQVKGQSKTKQAKGQAPCEPQTTQAKGQSASQTQISSIQSQAPRQSEVSYMQCEASHPVQTCFVECPPVCYTETCYVDCPVQTYVPWTAPQPVQMYVERPAACQTQRRFSTQCQYQGSYSSRGPQFQSRATYNTCTPQFQSRPYYSSCGPQYQSRASFSPCVPQCQTQGSYGSFPAQRRSRSTSRCLPPPGRLQPFPRSCSPPRRFEPCSSSYLPSRPSEGFPNYCTPPRRSEPIYDSRCPRRPTSSCPQRRGPKCRIEISSPCCPRQVPPQRCPVQIPPIRPRSRSCGPQPSWGASCPELRPQAEPRRLPSYCPPRRLDQCPESPLQRCPPPAPRPRLRPEPCISPKPRPRPLPRQLSEPCLYPEPLPAPRSTPRPAPRPRPAQCEIPEPHPCLQPWERPEPCPRPEPIPLPVPCPSPEPHREPWCSPSPCSGPDPVPYPRDVGCHESSPHRLDTEAPCCGPSSYNQGQENGVGCGPGDVFPEPRGQGGCGDQGNACAGVKGEPNSAFF, from the coding sequence ATGTGTGACCAGCAGCAGATCCAGTGCTGCCTGCCACTCCCACAGTGCTGCGTCAAGGGTCCCTCCTTCTGCTCCCCTCACTCCCCCTTTGCCAATGGCCAAGTGGTAGTTCAAGCCCCTTATGAGATGCAAATTGTGGAGTGCCCTGTATCATGCCCAGTTCAAGTTTGCCAGGCAACAGACCAGGCTCCATGTCAGTCTCAGACCACACAGGTGAAGGGCCAGTCTAAGACCAAACAGGCGAAGGGCCAGGCTCCATGTGAGCCTCAGACCACCCAGGCGAAGGGCCAGTCTGCATCCCAAACTCAGATTTCCTCCATTCAAAGTCAGGCTCCACGCCAGTCTGAGGTGTCCTACATGCAATGCGAAGCCTCACACCCTGTTCAGACTTGCTTTGTAGAATGTCCTCCAGTTTGTTACACAGAAACTTGTTATGTGGATTGCCCAGTCCAGACCTACGTACCCTGGACAGCTCCTCAGCCTGTCCAGATGTATGTGGAGCGTCCTGCCGCTTGCCAGACTCAGAGAAGATTCTCCACCCAGTGTCAGTATCAAGGCTCCTATAGCAGTCGTGGGCCCCAGTTTCAGTCAAGGGCTACCTACAACACCTGCACCCCCCAGTTCCAATCAAGGCCATACTACAGCAGCTGTGGCCCTCAGTATCAGTCCCGGGCTTCGTTTAGCCCCTGTGTACCCCAGTGCCAGACCCAGGGCTCCTACGGGAGCTTCCCTGCACAGCGCCGGTCCCGGAGCACCAGCAGATGCCTTCCTCCTCCTGGACGGCTGCAGCCTTTTCCCCGCAGCTGTTCTCCACCAAGACGCTTTGAGCCCTGCTCCAGCAGCTACCTGCCATCAAGACCCTCTGAAGGTTTCCCTAACTACTGCACCCCACCACGCCGCTCTGAACCCATCTATGACAGCCGCTGTCCTCGCCGCCCCACTTCAAGCTGCCCTCAGAGACGTGGCCCCAAGTGCCGAATCGAGATTTCCTCCCCCTGCTGCCCCAGGCAGGTTCCCCCACAGAGGTGTCCTGTTCAGATTCCTCCCATCAGACCTCGCTCCCGGAGCTGTGGCCCGCAGCCCTCCTGGGGTGCCTCCTGCCCGGAGCTGAGGCCACAGGCAGAGCCACGTCGGCTTCCAAGCTACTGTCCACCACGACGTCTTGACCAGTGTCCGGAGTCACCACTGCAGCGATGTCCACCTCCCGCTCCACGTCCACGTCTGCGCCCAGAACCATGCATAAGTCCAAAACCACGTCCGCGTCCTCTACCAAGGCAACTTTCAGAACCCTGTTTGTATCCGGAACCACTTCCAGCACCACGTTCAACACCGCGGCCAGCTCCCCGTCCTCGCCCAGCCCAGTGTGAGATTCCAGAGCCACATCCATGCCTGCAGCCTTGGGAGCGCCCAGAGCCTTGTCCAAGGCCAGAGCCAATTCCCCTGCCTGTGCCCTGCCCAAGCCCTGAGCCCCACAGGGAGCCTTGGTGCAGCCCCAGCCCGTGCTCAGGCCCAGATCCAGTTCCATACCCAAGAGACGTAGGCTGTCACGAGTCTAGTCCACACCGTCTAGACACCGAAGCTCCCTGCTGTGGCCCATCCAGTTATAACCAGGGGCAAGAGAATGGTGTTGGCTGTGGGCCTGGTGATGTGTTTCCAGAGCCGAGGGGACAGGGTGGCTGTGGAGACCAAGGCAATGCCTGTGCTGGAGTGAAAGGTGAACCGAACAGTGCTTTTTTCTAA